One genomic segment of Primulina tabacum isolate GXHZ01 chromosome 9, ASM2559414v2, whole genome shotgun sequence includes these proteins:
- the LOC142555042 gene encoding uncharacterized protein LOC142555042: MDLISKAYSTASDDDGAAEYGGERSEQKHLFKPPPKRIRIEASHAIPAPLPIPASEALIPGGYVSKRHRAALALGPKLPDTNPVSRSLSPVIGNLSDSDLPHGIFTTLRRHAKGRVGSTQTPQSVSVGLNGHVKSVNTVQWSRTHAHLLASAGMDHTVCIWNVWSRDQKRARILNCHHAAVKDVKWSDDGLSVLSCGYDCTSRLVDVEKGIELQIFKEDQFVEVVKFFPSNCKLFLSGGSKGQLKLWDIRAGKLVHKYVRSLGPILDVEFTVDGKQVITSSDVSKSNLSENAIIVWDVSREIPLSNQVYTEAYTCPSIRCHPFEPYFIAQSNGNYIAIISSQPPFKLDKYKRYESHGVLGFPIKCNFSLDGGIVASGSSDGFMYFYDSKTSKLLKND; this comes from the exons ATGGATCTAATCTCCAAAGCTTACTCTACTGCTTCCGACGACGACGGCGCCGCCGAATACGGCGGGGAAAGATCCGAGCAGAAACACCTGTTTAAGCCTCCTCCTAAACGGATCAGAATCGAAGCATCACATGCCATCCCTGCTCCGTTACCCATACCTGCTTCCGAAGCCCTGATTCCAGGAGGATACGTATCTAAAAGACATCGAGCTGCCCTTGCTTTAGGTCCCAAACTTCCTGACACGAACCCTGTATCCCGCAGCTTGTCACCAG TTATAGGAAACCTTTCAGATTCAGACTTACCCCATGGTATTTTTACGACACTGAGGCGTCATGCGAAGGGCAGAGTAGGCTCCACCCAAACACCTCAGTCCGTTTCTGTAGGTCTCAATGGGCAtgtcaaatctgtcaatacAGTACAGTGGTCTAGAACTCATG CTCACCTTCTTGCTTCTGCTGGAATGGATCATACTGTCTGCATATGGAATGTGTGGAGTCGAGATCAGAAAAGAGCCAGGATATTAAATTGCCACCATGCAGCAGTAAAAGATGTGAAATGGTCGGATGATGGATTATCTGTTCTCTCTTGTGGTTACGACTGCACATCAAGGTTGGTTGATGTAGAAAAGGGAATTGAGCTTCAGATTTTCAAGGAGGATCAATTTGTAGAAGTTGTTAAATTTTTCCCAAGCAATTGCAAACTTTTTCTCTCTGGGGGATCAAAAGGCCAGCTTAAATTATGGGATATTAGGGCTGGCAAGTTGGTACACAAATATGTCCGAAGTCTTGGTCCCATTCTTGATGTAGAATTCACTGTTGATGGCAAGCAAGTTATCACCTCCAGCGATGTGTCCAAAAGCAATCTTAGTGAAAATGCGATTATTGTTTGGGACGTTTCACGAGAAATTCCATTATCTAATCAG GTCTATACAGAAGCATACACATGCCCAAGTATAAGATGTCATCCTTTTGAGCCATACTTTATTGCTCAATCCAATGGAAACTATATTGCAATAATCTCATCCCAGCCGCCATTCAAACTGGACAAGTACAAGAGATATGAAAGTCATGGTGTATTGGGATTCCCTATCAAATGCAACTTCAGCTTAGATGGAGGGATAGTTGCCTCTGGCTCATCCGATGGATTTATGTACTTCTACGACTCGAAAACCTCCAAACTCCTAAAAAATGATTAA